In Oreochromis niloticus isolate F11D_XX linkage group LG5, O_niloticus_UMD_NMBU, whole genome shotgun sequence, a single window of DNA contains:
- the wnk2 gene encoding serine/threonine-protein kinase WNK2 isoform X6, giving the protein MDSVDSSKDPPLGSTFSSAPNLDSDINANACRPVYENGTDHNVNIQNTALRGASDPSSYPSTDYQVPVRHRFIRRSQWMSDSEEPPVDTPEFVNSSPALNIDLRTIVDRSRARVLHATRLQETSSTECQVGLKDRATESVNADDEKAGRTESEPKAEVVPSDVTGKAGSDENEEEPGMKAVATSPGGRFLKFDIELGRGSFKTVYKGLDTDTWVEVAWCELQERKLSKAERQRFKEEAEMLKALQHPNIVRFYDFWESPVKGKKCIVLVTELMTSGTLKTYLKRFKVMKPKVLRSWCRQILKGLHFLHTRTPPIIHRDLKCDNIFITGPTGSVKIGDLGLATLKRASFAKSVIGTPEFMAPEMYEEHYDEAVDVYAFGMCMLEMATSEYPYSECQNAAQIYRKVTSGVKPASYSKVRDPEVKEIIGECICHRWEERYSIKDLLNHAFFAEDTGVRVELNEEDDGKKTSIALKLWVEEPKKLKGKYKDTGAIEFTFDLVHEVPEVVAQEMVDSGFFLDCDVKIVGKSIRDRVALIKWRRERTVSPNGNSETPVKKTQQNLLQVPSTGMPQGATLATTDYEDQESEQQTLICTVPAATSTTSDSGVSSTMQLDELNNQQNGPYQSLQEPVTTTQIIYSPPAQTDPQLHQGPYQQSTAQAAHDSYAHGSAQVHQGAYQQTAGQLHPGTFQQPAAQLHQGPYQCQTTVSAPATPAAAANQSRQCFPAAGPTLQTQITAQPNQEQVQPTPYPAPNPEHGLAEQPVQIQSLTPHGILGDFQHLGAVHSVLPTVQTSLWGRVTDSETSGAGLDLAVAPTISAPVPAPASIPIPAKVDTQPPAQSPAVVGPQNQLQVPVSAQAAAMPQTTTLLKSPTSIPMQVPTAVQAAVSTPAQALVSASGPILEQTEISSLSSDILSAKPQISVPGLVSGPNTVTLPASVQSAAPVPAPASVTTSVPAPVLQPPGTQTTVSVPECSSLPATQQTADMASASSTPQQDPCAEEVLREKPISLPSYEFDSLKSDMPSGKETSDGYESFASVGKGDGKPRKHHRKSARTRSRQEKTSKPKLSMLNVCNTGDKMVECQLETHNHKMVTFKFDLDGDAPEEIATYMVENGFILMLEKEIFIDQLKDIVDKAEDMLNEDMEGERDTALSCSPLQVQPFEVLVGESQQPGGSQPVYQQNVLHTGKRWFIICPVEEIPTSSQETPSDGTTTQSPGSSAATHPADSTTAKPSREEGSSSTMSGGSGGFSYDVYGFCSPPIMSNTDPLLLATLSPPVSAPPTLQSVPSVEPAGSSVQHSMQAQTARAQTSSPHAAFPVEDSQGSPLGSISPIHASQKFPEMTCPVSIADDVPCCPLVMPLSLDVSTSQVGSPLTLPLQEPGSVKEAPSVSYAPSARSERPQQPVVLHQPFATVGGTKVSSLPQSPAPSQHGAGPSESDGEGRLGRSGFVDSTIKTLDEKLRNLLYQEYAPMYPSGSAAETPGSGTEYIQSPPGPDSATGGSGNSTPGPIGEGRYRGGEQLPQIPERMDSLSALSDSAVCASLSRRHVPHSASCSGARGRFKITPVPPEVANRRDVKQRSWSSAASPAHPVGYIRDHGQLDAMATSTTIGRFSVVSTEDDITQRTRCSRYSAPPDFYLDTPPSNAKRGSLPRAMTSVPVDVTVHARFLSSDSGAESSPAKLTPATPSQHSRSERRGSDLMKRAVAFLRRSGRSSSVQSSDSPSRHGGVHGSAYGSSDNDSEMEDSDIKRELQRLREKHLKEISELQAHQRGEVELLYRRLGKVPPPGLGVAAPHGSRRKRSSKHRLKPGKLLSPLVQQFRNVTTKTGDSSRSSTAAGTGDNTVSLNGSPAKGSFPTHSRARSCTSHLPSSTSEPVQTQQPCSLKGSLSSDNIYAGLHGDGTGTQVPPGQGWSNYPQPSERVTYKSSTKPRARFLSGPVSLSIWATLKRLCLGKERGSRSGASAGASNQSQQLPGGVTPPPHQPVIGLAQAQANNSNNKTGTYSSTSTSAHDSNLPEDLQRLMDDWAQEVLIVTHRPRTNSLSITRPQLWDQDPLQTSEHLARASDLLPWTAPGPEACSLPLSWPDGPGSTMIATPPAGAHPSYQHHSPAPFRALPSPLSISQWPGFFFPLPSGVFAFPAVASAQDTHSSIPAPSYQPTDPKARTL; this is encoded by the exons ATGGATTCGGTGGATTCAAGCAAAGATCCGCCACTGGGATCCACGTTTTCCTCAGCACCTAATCTGGACTCGGACATTAATGCAAATGCTTGCAGGCCTGTGTATGAGAATGGTACAGACCACAATGTCAACATACAAAACACAGCCCTGCGTGGAGCAAGTGACCCCAGCTCATACCCCTCCACAGACTACCAGGTGCCGGTCCGCCACAGGTTTATTCGGCGGAGTCAGTGGATGTCAGACTCCGAAGAGCCGCCGGTGGACACACCGGAGTTCGTCAACAGCAGCCCGGCACTCAACATCGACCTGCGAACCATCGTTGACCGGAGTCGGGCGCGGGTTCTGCACGCGACCCGCCTACAGGAGACCTCGAGCACGGAGTGCCAGGTGGGCCTGAAAGACAGGGCCACAGAGAGCGTGAACGCGGACGACGAGAAGGCAGGCAGGACCGAAAGCGAACCCAAGGCAGAGGTCGTGCCCTCCGATGTCACAGGTAAAGCAGGAAGTGACGAAAACGAAGAGGAGCCCGGAATGAAGGCCGTAGCCACCTCGCCTGGAGGGCGCTTCCTCAAGTTTGACATCGAGCTGGGGAGAGGGTCTTTCAAAACTGTCTATAAAGGTCTCGACACCGACACCTGGGTCGAAGTGGCCTGGTGTGAGCTTCAG GAACGGAAACTGTCCaaagcagagagacagagattcaAAGAGGAAGCAGAAATGCTAAAGGCTCTCCAGCATCCCAACATTGTGCGATTTTATGACTTCTGGGAATCACCCGTCAAAGGGAAAAAGTGTATTGTTCTGGTGACAGAGCTGATGACCTCAGGGACACTAAAAAC GTATCTGAAGCGCTTTAAGGTCATGAAGCCTAAAGTTCTTAGAAGCTGGTGCAGACAAATTCTCAAAGGCCTCCACTTCCTCCACACTAGAACTCCTCCGATCATCCACAGAGACCTTAAGTGTGACAACATCTTCATCACTGGTCCTACGGGCTCTGTCAAAATCGGAGACCTGGGCCTGGCGACTCTAAAGAGAGCCTCTTTTGCTAAAAGTGTTATTG GCACTCCAGAGTTCATGGCTCCAGAGATGTATGAGGAGCACTATGACGAGGCTGTGGATGTCTACGCCTTTGGGATGTGTATGCTGGAGATGGCAACATCTGAATATCCCTACTCCGAATGTCAAAATGCTGCTCAGATCTACCGCAAAGTGACCAGC GGGGTGAAACCTGCCAGCTACAGCAAAGTCCGCGACCCAGAAGTTAAGGAAATAATCGGGGAGTGCATCTGTCACAGATGGGAAGAAAG GTACTCCATCAAGGACCTCCTGAATCACGCCTTCTTTGCAGAGGACACGGGTGTGAGGGTGGAGCTcaatgaagaagatgatgggAAAAAAACATCCATTGCTCTAAAGCTGTGGGTCGAAGAGCCTAAAAAACTGAAGGGGAAATACAAAGACACTGGTGCCATTGAGTTTACCTTTGACTTGGTGCATGAGGTCCCAGAAGTTGTTGCCCAAGAAATG GTGGATTCAGGTTTCTTCCTAGATTGTGATGTGAAGATCGTTGGGAAGTCCATCAGAGATCGTGTAGCTCTAATCAAATGGAGGAGGGAGCGGACTGTCTCACCAAATGGAAACAGCGAGACACCTGTGAAGAAAACTCAGCAGAACCTCCTGCAGGTTCCCAGTACAGGGATGCCACAGGGAGCTACATTAGCCACTACAGATTATGAAGACCAAGAGTCAGAGCAGCAGACTCTGATCTGCACCGTCCCTGCTGCCACATCTACCACAT CTGACAGTGGAGTGAGCTCCACCATGCAATTAGATGAGCTAAACAATCAGCAGAATGGCCCCTACCAATCACTTCAAGAGCCTGTTACCACAACTCAGATTATCTACAGTCCTCCTGCACAGACTGACCCTCAGCTGCACCAGGGGCCCTACCAGCAGTCCACTGCACAGGCCGCACATGACAGCTACGCACACGGATCTGCACAGGTACACCAAGGAGCGTACCAGCAAACCGCAGGCCAACTGCACCCTGGGACCTTTCAACAACCTGCAGCACAACTGCACCAGGGGCCTTATCAGTGTCAAACA acagTTTCTGCTCCAGCTACGCCAGCCGCTGCCGCTAACCAGAGCAGACAGTGCTTTCCAGCTGCAGGCCCAACTCTACAGACACAGATCACTGCCCAGCCCAACCAGGAGCAG GTACAACCCACCCCATACCCTGCCCCCAATCCTGAGCACGGTCTGGCTGAGCAGCCTGTCCAG aTACAGTCACTCACTCCACATGGCATTCTGGGAGACTTTCAGCATTTGGGTGCGGTTCACTCAGTTTTGCCTACTGTTCAGACTTCTCTCTGGGGAAGGGTAACAGATTCAGAAACTAGTGGAGCTGGCCTTGATTTAGCAGTAGCTCCTACAATTTCAGCCCCAGTCCCAGCCCCAGCGTCAATCCCAATCCCAGCTAAAGTTGATACTCAACCTCCAGCACAAAGTCCGGCTGTGGTGGGACCACAAAACCAACTTCAAGTCCCAGTATCAGCTCAGGCCGCAGCTATGCCTCAAACCACAACCCTTCTTAAATCCCCCACTTCAATCCCAATGCAAGTTCCAACAGCAGTTCAAGCTGCAGTCTCAACCCCAGCTCAAGCACTAGTATCAGCATCAGGTCCCATTTTGGAGCAAACAGAAATCTCCTCTTTGAGCTCAGATATACTTTCAGCCAAACCCCAAATTTCAGTCCCAGGCTTGGTTTCGGGCCCAAACACCGTCACCCTGCCAGCATCAGTTCAGTCTGCAGCTCCTGTTcctgctccagcttctgtcACAACTTCAGTCCCAGCTCCAGTTCTGCAGCCTCCTGGCACCCAGACAACAGTCTCAGTACCCGAGTGTTCCAGCCTGCCTGCAACTCAGCAAACTGCAGACATGGCATCTGCATCCAGCACCCCTCAACAAGATCCCTGTGCAGAG GAGGTGCTTCGGGAAAAACCAATATCTTTACCCAGTTATGAATTTGACAG TCTCAAGTCTGATATGCCATCTGGTAAGGAAACAAGTGATGGCTATGAAAGCTTTGCTAGTGTGGGAAAGGGAGATGGGAAACCGAGGAAGCATCACCGCAAGTCTGCCCGCACACGTTCCAGGCAGGAAAAGACCAGCAAACCGAAACTGAGCATGCTCAAT GTTTGCAACACTGGTGATAAAATGGTCGAATGCCAGCTGGAGACTCACAACCACAAAATGGTGACATTTAAATTTGATCTGGATGGAGATGCTCCCGAGGAAATCGCTACTTACATG GTAGAGAACGGCTTCATCTTGATGTTAGAGAAGGAGATCTTTATTGACCAGCTGAAGGATATTGTGGATAAAGCTGAAGACATGCTGAATGAAGACATGGAGGGTGAAAGGGACACAGCTTTGAGTTGCAGTCCTTTACAAGTCCAGCCATTTGAAGTGCTAGTAGGAGAG AGTCAGCAGCCTGGAGGATCTCAACCAGTCTATCAGCAAAATG TTCTTCATACAGGAAAGAGATGGTTCATAATCTGCCCTGTAGAGGAGATACCCACATCCAGTCAGGAGACCCCCTCTGACGGGACAACTACGCAGTCACCTGGGAGCTCAGCTGCTACCCACCCTGCTGACAGCACCACTGCAAAGCCCTCCAGAG AAGAGGGTTCATCTTCCACAATGTCTGGGGGAAGCGGAGGCTTTTCTTATGACGTGTACGGATTCTGCAGTCCTCCAATAATGTCCAACACAGACCCGCTCCTCTTGGCCACCCTGTCACCTCCTGTGTCTGCACCCCCGACTCTCCAGTCAGTGCCATCAGTGGAGCCAGCAGGCAGTTCAGTGCAACACAGCATGCAAGCCCAGACAGCCAGAGCGCAAACATCATCCCCGCATGCTGCTTTCCCTGTGGAAGATTCACAGGGATCCCCTCTCGGCTCCATCTCACCAATCCATGCATCTCAGAAGTTCCCTGAAATGACATGCCCAGTTTCTATTGCTGACGACGTACCCTGCTGCCCTCTGGTCATGCCCCTCTCTCTCGATGTGAGCACTTCACAGGTTGGATCTCCGCTTACTCTTCCGCTCCAGGAGCCAGGATCGGTCAAAGAGGCACCGTCTGTCTCCTACGCCCCCTCAGCACGGAGCGAGCGACCACAGCAGCCTGTGGTGCTGCATCAGCCTTTTGCCACTGTTGGAGGGACCAAAGTGTCTTCACTACCACAGAGTCCAGCACCATCCCAGCATGGTGCAGGCCCCAGTGAGTCTGATGGTGAAGGAAGACTGGGTCGTAGCGGGTTTGTGGACAGCACCATTAAAACCCTGGATGAGAAATTACGGAATTTGCTCTACCAGGAATATGCTCCCATGTATCCATCAGGCAGCGCTGCAGAGACACCAGGGTCTGGCACAGAGTACATCCAGTCTCCTCCTGGTCCAGACAGCGCCACAGGAGGCTCAGGGAACAGCACCCCAGGGCCAATAGGGGAGGGACGCTACAGGGGAGGAGAACAGCTG CCTCAAATTCCAGAGAGAATGGACAGTTTGAGCGCACTGAGTGATTCAGCTGTGTGTG CGTCCCTGTCGAGAAGACACGTTCCTCACTCTGCTTCATGCTCTGGAGCAAGAGGTCGATTTAAG ATCACTCCTGTTCCCCCTGAAGTGGCCAACAGACGAGATGTGAAGCAAAGGAGCTGGAGCAGCGCTGCCTCACCGGCGCACCCTGTGGGATACATTAGGGACCATGGTCAGCTTGATGCCATGGCTACCTCCACCACAATTGGCCGTTTCTCTGTGGTGAGCACTGAagatgacatcacacagaggACACGTTGTAGCCGTTACTCTGCCCCGCCAGATTTCTATCTGGACACGCCTCCTTCTAACGCCAAGCGGGGCTCTTTGCCTCGTGCAATGACATCCGTCCCTGTGGATGTCACGGTGCACGCTCGCTTCCTCTCCTCAGATTCAGGGGCGGAGAGCAGCCCTGCAAAGCTGACTCCTGCCACTCCGTCGCAACACTCCCGCTCCGAGCGCAGAGGAAGTGACCTCATGAAAAGGGCAGTGGCCTTTCTCCGTCGTTCTGGTCGCAGCAGCAGCGTGCAGAGCTCTGACTCACCGAGCAGGCATGGAGGGGTGCACGGCTCTGCCTATGGCAGCAGCGATAATGACTCCGAGATGGAGGACTCAGACATAAAGAGAGAACTACAGAGACTCAGGGAGAA ACATCTGAAGGAAATCTCTGAGCTGCAGGCCCATCAGCGAGGGGAAGTGGAGCTCCTGTATCGAAGACTTGGTAAAGTTCCTCCTCCTGGCCTGGGAGTTGCTGCACCACATGGCAGCCGTAGAAAGAGGTCCAGCAAGCACAGGCTGAAGCCAGGCAAACTTCTCAGCCCTCTGGTTCAACAGTTTAGAAATGTCACAACCAAAACTGGTGACTCTAGCAGATCCA GTACTGCTGCAGGTACGGGTGACAACACAGTTAGTTTAAATGGGTCTCCAGCTAAAGGGTCTTTCCCCACTCACAGCAGGGCCCGGTCATGCACCAGCCACCTTCCCAGCTCAACTTCGGAGCCTGTGCAGACTCAGCAGCCCTGCTCCCTTAAAGGCTCTTTATCTTCTGATAATATTTACGCTGGACTACACGGAGATGGAACTGGTACACAAGTGCCACCGGGGCAAG GCTGGTCTAATTACCCTCAACCATCTGAGAGAGTGACCTATAAATCGAGTACCAAGCCACGAGCTAGATTTCTCAGTGGGCCTGTGTCTTTATCTATCT GGGCGACTCTGAAGCGACTTTGTCTTGGTAAAGAGCGTGGTAGCA GGTCTGGAGCTTCAGCAGGGGCTTCCAATCAGTCACAGCAGCTGCCTGGGGGTGTCACACCTCCTCCACATCAGCCGGTGATAGGATTGGCCCAAGCTCAAGCTAATAACAGTAACAACAAAACAGGCACATACAGTAGCACATCCACGAGTGCCCACGATAGCAACCTGCCTGAAGACTTACAACGACTAATGGATGACTGGGCCCAGGAGGTTCTGATTGTCACCCACCGGCCTCGCACTAACTCTCTGAGTATCACTCGACCCCAGCTTTGGGATCAGGATCCACTTCAAACAAGTGAACACCTTGCTAGGGCTTCAGAT TTATTGCCATGGACAGCTCCAGGACCTGAGGCCTGTAGTCTGCCACTGTCCTGGCCTGACGGCCCTGGGTCAACAATGATCGCCACGCCGCCGGCAGGGGCGCATCCCTCTTATCAGCATCACTCTCCTGCTCCATTCAGGGCCTTGCCCTCACCTCTCTCTATTAGCCAGTGGCCTGGGTTTTTCTTTCCCCTTCCTTCAGGAGTCTTTGCCTTTCCTGCTGTGGCCTCAGCTCAGGATACCCACAGCTCCATTCCAGCACCATCATATCAGCCAACTGACCCAAAAGCGAGGACTCTCTAA